TACTATTTGTTCATAATTGAAAGCTTCTCCTTTTTCCACATCCAAAAGTCTTAATTTGCAttcaattattttgttgttcatTCTCATACTGAAAATGGAGGAAGATAAGACAGTTTCCACTTCATCTACATTTTCCACTTCTTCAATAAAGGTTGAAAatgttgaacaacaaattaaagaGCTAATTCCTTCTCTTCCAAGAGCTTTGGAAGGGACAATTAGTGAGTTATCTTTGTATCAGGGGTTCTGGTGCGTAACAAAATATCTTGCTGGTGCAATTTCCTTTCAAAGATGCTTCCAAGCTCAAGACACAGATATTATAGTTGCATCCAATCCGAAATCCGGCACTACTTGGCTTAAAGCTTTGATCTTTTCTATTGTTAATCGAACCCATTATACCCCTTCTAATACCCCATTGCTTACTTCAAACCCTCATGTTCTTATTCCTTTTCTTGAAGCCAATTTATATGCTCAAGAAAAAGTTCCTGATCTTACTATTCTTCCATGTCCTCGGTTTTTTTCCACACATTTCCCATTTTCAGCTTTGCCAGAGTCCATTAAGGAGTCAAAGTGTCGAGTTGTTTACATTTGCCGCAACCCTTTTGATTCTGCAGTCTCCCATTGGTATCACTACCTTGAATTGGGGGTGTATAAAGAACAATTTGAAATGCCAATGGAGAATTTTTTTGATGTGTATTTTGAGGGGATAAGTTGGTTTGGCCCTTACTGGAATAATGTGTTAGGATACTGGAAGGAAAGCCTGGAGAAGCCCAATAAGGTGTTGTTTTTGAAGTATGAAGACTTGAAGGAAGACATTGTGTCTTGTTTGAAGAGAATAGCTGAGTTTATTGGATACCTTTTTTCTCGAGAGGACGATAGAGATGATGTTATTCAAGAAATTGTGAAGCTTTGTAGTTTAAAGAAATTGAAGGATTTGGAGGTTAACAAGAATGGTTTTTATTTGTCAACAAAATACCCAAATAAGACATTCTTTCGGAAAGGTGAGGTTGGGGAATGGGTTAATTATCGTAGCCCTTCAAAGAAGAAACATCTAGAGAATGTGATGCAAGAAAAACTAAGAGGATCTGGTTTGTCTTTTAAGCTTTTTATCTAAAAGTATCAATCTATGTTTGTACCAGAAGAAGAATGTGAGGAAGAAACATTAATCTCATAAGTTGGGGTCTCACACATGTTTTTGAGCTTTAAGTTATGGGtattgaattattttttttcagaaaaatattaCAAAGAGTGCTGATCATGTTATTTTTGagtctttttattaaacaaatattatgttttaaatattttgtttaGTGTCAGAGTTAATAATAACAAATATTTTTAAATCTTACTATTAGCATAAGCTTTTGCATCAATCAGTTTATGCTATTGTATCACGGTAAATAGTGTGCTAGAGACATTGTTTTCATCTTTACAACGATGGGGTGTTTGAGGAGCGATTGCGCAAGTAGGCGCTCTAGAAAGAGATTGAGATGAACACAAGTATGAACGAAACCGCAAGTAAAAATTTGTCGAGGGCTTTTCAGGATGCTGGTGGATCCAAAGAAGGAAGGCCACAAGTAGGTCcttgatacagattgaaagcgataaatggaggtattaatcgtaaaccaacaaagatcgtcttctctagctagactagaaggagtgaatcccgataaacaaaGGTACAAACCTTAATCTcaatgagaaatgatatttgcttGATAAAAGTTCccttatccttacaaaatgagggtttaaatacaacctctaatTGATCAGtaaaggacagggactacccctattagggttacaatatggttaacaataaaagggtaagataggtgATGCGCCtagacaacaggtacagaggtgcaggtacggagcgtcagaggttgttggtgaattccttcggcaggaagtaaacttgagatccgcccagtgtagttgttggtacgcctcatggcgtacgcctagatccgccccgctcgcgtgTCCAAGGGATCTGCCCTCTTAGATACAACCTCTGTGGGAACGCCGAGAGGAGATCCGCCAAGGCGCGTGTTATTATTGATcctagttaggatgtccgcatcattctctccttctttaaaagaattcGGCACTGGCTTGTCTGTGTTGTTCTCCAAAGGGCCATCtgacttccacgggctaaggtcacgaacattgaacgccggtgagactttaccaagccaatttggcaaagctatgtgataggcattggcattgaccttcttggtgatcttatatggcccgtactttctcggtcgaagcttgctgcttgtggcgttggcgagtctctcttttcccaagtgtaccataacctcatctcccacttcaaactgtaggtccctgcggtgctcatccgccttagcttttagtttctggtttctctcctcaagagtctccttcacctcttggtgcatctggacATAGTCTTTGGCTAGCTGGTTTGCAGTGACGTTTCCTttgggaagatgggctatatcaaggacgtgattcggggtcttagtgtataccacctcaaagggtgacttcccagttcccgagtgtacagatcgattgtaggcgaactcagcttgtgctaaaaccacgtcccacatcctggccttatccttacatttgctgcgcagtaagtttcccagagtccgattgaccacttctgtctgtccgtctgtctgagggtgggcagtggtactaaacttcagagaagtatcaaaaagagcccacaaggtccgccagaagtgactcaggaactttgtgtcatggtctgagacaatgctctttggtacaccatgtagtctgacaacctctttgaagaatagcttggcAGTCGTTGAGGCGTCGTTAGTCTTacggcatggtatgaagtgtgccattttcgaaaaccggtcaacaaccacaaagatggaatccatgcctctctgagttctgggtaaccctaggacaaaatccatggacagatcctcccatatagtttctggtacaggcaagggtagctgtaagccagcatttgtagcgtgtcccttggcggtctggcagatatagcatcgttctgcCAGGTATGCCACATCTCTTCTCATtttgggccagaaataacgggaactcactgctgcatatgtcttgtctcgcccaaaatgtccccccagggatccgccatgtagatctcgGACCACCTTCTTACGGATAGAAGTGCAgggtaaacaaagttggttgcccctcattagatactcatccatcaagtgatacgccccatccccaggttggcgctgacacttctcccagatacttccaaagtcaggatccgccaggtactctcctctgatgtgttcgaaacaatcggtctccaggttgactgtttttattagtgcaaccctccgactcaaggcgtccgccactatgttctgttttcccgccttatggataagcttataggggaacttatctatgaaggcagaccaccgggcatgcatggcgcttcgaagttgcttctgactt
The window above is part of the Euphorbia lathyris chromosome 3, ddEupLath1.1, whole genome shotgun sequence genome. Proteins encoded here:
- the LOC136223957 gene encoding cytosolic sulfotransferase 15-like translates to MEEDKTVSTSSTFSTSSIKVENVEQQIKELIPSLPRALEGTISELSLYQGFWCVTKYLAGAISFQRCFQAQDTDIIVASNPKSGTTWLKALIFSIVNRTHYTPSNTPLLTSNPHVLIPFLEANLYAQEKVPDLTILPCPRFFSTHFPFSALPESIKESKCRVVYICRNPFDSAVSHWYHYLELGVYKEQFEMPMENFFDVYFEGISWFGPYWNNVLGYWKESLEKPNKVLFLKYEDLKEDIVSCLKRIAEFIGYLFSREDDRDDVIQEIVKLCSLKKLKDLEVNKNGFYLSTKYPNKTFFRKGEVGEWVNYRSPSKKKHLENVMQEKLRGSGLSFKLFI